The Arachis duranensis cultivar V14167 chromosome 2, aradu.V14167.gnm2.J7QH, whole genome shotgun sequence genome has a window encoding:
- the LOC107473839 gene encoding WRKY transcription factor 23-like — translation MASVADTMRMNNKRNKNNLSKITYMTESESESLEDGYKWRKYGKKSLKKSPFPRSYYRCTAIGCNAKKRVDRYMDDPTHVLITYVGLHAHDLPPILPPPSRSFNLYNNSTVSPKLGKGSGVQKPILSDASAGARERMYANNTITSVNVRTGNDSCVNDVGPIEDIGTGLLEDINLSSIAPHYQHHQPTFYS, via the exons ATGGCATCGGTTGCTGATACCATGAGGATGAACAAcaaaaggaataaaaataatctttcaaaaattacttacaTGACAGAGAGCGAGTCTGAAAGCCTCGAAGATGGTTATAAATGGCGCAAGTACGGCAAAAAATCACTCAAAAAGAGCCCTTTCCCAAG GAGCTACTATCGTTGCACTGCAATTGGTTGCAATGCAAAGAAGAGAGTGGATCGGTACATGGATGATCCCACCCATGTACTAATCACCTATGTAGGTTTGCATGCTCATGATTTGCCACCAATCCTTCCACCTCCATCAAGATCTTTCAACCTCTACAATAACTCCACCGTAAGCCCCAAACTTGGTAAAGGAAGCGGTGTACAAAAACCTATACTTTCAGATGCAAGTGCAGGTGCAAGGGAAAGAATGTATGCCAACAACACTATTACTAGTGTTAATGTTAGAACTGGCAATGATAGTTGTGTTAATGACGTTGGCCCGATTGAGGATATTGGTACCGGACTGCTTGAGGATATTAATTTGTCATCAATAGCACCTCATTATCAACATCATCAACCAACATTCTATAGTTGA
- the LOC107473840 gene encoding WRKY transcription factor 68-like: MASVADTMKMNNKRNKNNLSKITYLTESESENLEDGYKWRKYGKKSLKKSPFPRSYYRCTAIGCNAKKRVERYMDDPTHVLTTYVGLHAHDLPPILPPPSRSFNLYNNSTVSPKLGKGSDEQKPILSDASAGARERMYANNTITSVNVRTDSDSCVNDVGSIENIGTGLLEDIVNLSSIAPHYQHHQPTSL, translated from the exons atggcatcGGTTGCTGATACCATGAAGATGAACAAcaaaaggaataaaaataatctttcaaaaattacttacTTGACAGAGAGCGAGTCTGAAAACCTTGAAGATGGTTATAAATGGCGCAAGTACGGCAAAAAATCACTCAAAAAGAGCCCTTTCCCAAG GAGCTACTATCGTTGCACTGCAATTGGTTGCAATGCAAAGAAGAGAGTGGAGCGGTACATGGATGATCCCACCCATGTACTAACCACCTATGTGGGTTTGCACGCTCACGATTTGCCACCAATCCTTCCTCCTCCATCAAGATCTTTCAACCTCTACAATAACTCCACCGTAAGCCCCAAACTTGGTAAAGGAAGCGATGAACAAAAACCTATACTTTCAGATGCAAGTGCAGGTGCAAGAGAAAGAATGTATGCTAACAACACTATTACTAGTGTTAATGTTAGAACTGACAGTGATAGTTGTGTCAATGACGTTGGCTCGATTGAGAATATTGGTACCGGACTGCTTGAGGATATTGTTAATTTGTCATCAATAGCACCTCATTATCAACATCATCAACCAACATCTCTATAG